The following proteins are co-located in the Phyllostomus discolor isolate MPI-MPIP mPhyDis1 chromosome 1, mPhyDis1.pri.v3, whole genome shotgun sequence genome:
- the ENKUR gene encoding enkurin, with protein sequence MDSTCPSESIYNLIPSDWKEPPQPPRYISIFKTAIKEDMQKSKTAMKTMGPPKVEVPSPKDFLKKHSKEKTLPPKKKFDRTEPKKPPVPLRTDHPVMGVQSEKNFVSSNAADVIMGVAKKPKPIYVDKRTGDKHDLETSGLVPKYINKKDYGVTPEYICKRNEEIKNAQEEYDNYIQENLRKAAMKRLSDEEREAVLEGLKKNWEEVHKEFQSLSVFDSMPKKTRKQKLEEKMKQLEHDIGVIEKHKIIYIANK encoded by the exons gtatATATCAATTTTTAAGACAGCTATAAAGGAGGACATGCAAAAATCTAAAACTGCAATGAAAACTATGGGACCACCAAAAGTTGAAGTTCCTTCTCCAAAGGATTTCCTGAAGAAACATTCAAAGGAAAAAACTCTACCACCCA aaaaaaagtttgaTCGGACTGAGCCCAAAAAGCCTCCTGTGCCATTGAGGACTGATCACCCAGTCATGGGAGTACAGAGTGAAAAAAATTTTGTCAGTTCAAATGCAGCAGATGTCATTATGGGAGTGGCTAAAAAGCCTAAGCCAATTTATGTTGACAAAAGAACTGGAGACAAGCATGATCTTGAAACTTCTGGACTAGTTCCAAAGTACATCAATAAAAAG GATTATGGTGTCACACCTGAATATATATGTAAgcgaaatgaggaaataaaaaatgccCAGGAAGAATATGATAACTACATCCAGGAAAACCTCAGGAAAGCAGCTATGAAAAGGCTCTCTGATGAAGAAAGGGAAGCGGTGCTGGAG GGGCTGAAAAAGAACTGGGAAGAGGTGCATAAGGAGTTCCAGTCCCTCTCGGTCTTTGATTCCATGCCAAAGAAAACCCGCAAgcagaagctggaagaaaaaatgaagcaacTGGAACATGACATTGGTGTTATAGAAAAgcacaaaattatttatattgccaataaataa